From Longimicrobiales bacterium, one genomic window encodes:
- a CDS encoding TetR family transcriptional regulator C-terminal domain-containing protein, with protein MMRTTRRKPEEVRRGQILQAAFDVAGRDGIGGLTVRAVAAEAGISHALVLFHFGRKERLVHGLLDWVIEATSVLHISEDIARFPHARDRLHALLEQEMTRLSHQPEQTRLFLEFWAMGAREERIRTRISAELERYRSAFREIMEELLLSEPAAFAGATADGLAAVAVSWIQGSAVQAMIDPQHFDTEEYLTAVRGMISRFG; from the coding sequence ATGATGCGAACCACCAGGAGGAAGCCGGAAGAAGTGCGGCGCGGGCAGATTCTGCAGGCGGCGTTCGATGTTGCGGGCCGCGACGGGATTGGCGGGCTGACAGTGCGGGCAGTGGCTGCGGAGGCGGGGATCAGCCATGCGCTGGTGCTCTTCCATTTCGGGCGGAAGGAGCGGCTCGTTCACGGTCTGCTCGACTGGGTGATCGAGGCGACCTCTGTGCTGCACATCTCTGAGGATATCGCGCGGTTCCCGCACGCACGGGATCGTCTGCACGCGTTGCTGGAGCAGGAGATGACGAGGCTGTCGCATCAGCCGGAGCAAACGCGCCTGTTCCTGGAGTTCTGGGCCATGGGTGCGCGTGAGGAGAGGATCCGTACGCGGATCAGTGCGGAGCTGGAGCGTTACCGTTCCGCGTTCCGTGAGATCATGGAAGAGCTGCTGCTGTCGGAGCCGGCGGCATTTGCGGGTGCGACTGCGGACGGGCTGGCTGCGGTGGCGGTGAGCTGGATCCAGGGATCTGCGGTACAGGCGATGATCGACCCGCAGCATTTCGACACGGAGGAGTATCTGACAGCAGTGCGCGGGATGATCAGCCGGTTCGGCTGA
- a CDS encoding chemotaxis protein CheB, with protein sequence MTTSPSTGPPHAEADALAVVGIGASAGGLKALQQFVEAVPADSGMAFVVIMHLDPERESRMSDLLQDRAKVPVTQVTGPMTVEPNHIYMIPPGQDLTMRGTGLQLQNRGERADHAPVDLFFRTLAEACGPDAVGVILSGTGSDGSAGIRYIREGGGITAAQLPEEAAYDGMPGSAIATGLIDLVLPSAQIAEELIRIRQAPQESGPGTAVPAIAETELAGVFDVLRSRTGHDFSMYRRSTVLRRLERRLRFNNVSTLEQYLPLLTESAAESQALLRDLLISVSAFFRDPDAFQALTALVPTLFEGKGAGDAVRVWVVGCATGEEVYSIAIVLAEHAATLADPPRLQLFATDIDERGYAFARSGLYSTAAVTGVDPALLEKYFTREASGFRIAKSLRELVLFAGHNVLHDPPFSRMDLISCRNFFIYLQPEAQERVLETFHFATNPDGVLFLGASESAGDSGLFAPVADGRQRLFRRNAAPHRPLPRLSAADPQPGTAGTAPVTDTSDQARARFSYGSLHVRMLEQYAPASIIVDQHLDAVHLSAGAGRFLRPGGGEPTHNVLLMASGKLRTVLRTALYHAFHGGAATTRQVRTDVDGEPCDVRVQVRPGNGGGGADRFALIVFETTRQDASALMQHDDGPSHAEADLEEELRQTRDLLESTSAAHDRTVAELQTMNEELQSINEEQGAATEELETGREEIQSINEELTTINQEHQSTIEELKRTNEDLQNLIESTEIGTLFLDREMRIRRYTPAASALFNFVPTDQGRPLAHITHRLRYDGLLTDVGDVLSNLERIEREVESDAGHYYIMRISPYRSSDGTNEGAVLTFFDNTAQHAVREELREATHAAETANLAKGTFLSTLSHEFRTPLNGILGYADLLQFEGNLSDSQEQKVGRIRAGGWHLAAMIDEILSFAKLDGGHSVVEAEPMDARALATDAASLIQPAAAVKSLAFVIDVPDDDVPMVTDAGKARQILINLCGNAVKYTDTGEVRLRVRADETGVGFVVSDTGVGIAAEHLTRIFDRFWQVDGASTRASGGMGIGLAAAREYAQLLRGRIEVASTPGVGTSFTLWLPAEYERR encoded by the coding sequence GTGACCACGAGTCCCTCGACCGGCCCGCCCCACGCAGAAGCCGACGCGCTCGCCGTTGTGGGCATTGGCGCGTCCGCCGGCGGGCTCAAGGCGCTCCAGCAGTTCGTGGAGGCGGTGCCTGCCGACAGCGGGATGGCGTTCGTGGTCATCATGCACCTCGACCCGGAACGCGAGAGTCGGATGAGCGACCTGCTGCAGGACCGTGCGAAAGTGCCGGTCACGCAGGTCACGGGGCCGATGACGGTGGAGCCGAATCACATCTACATGATCCCGCCCGGTCAGGATCTGACCATGCGCGGCACCGGCCTGCAGCTGCAGAACCGGGGCGAGCGTGCCGATCACGCGCCCGTTGACCTCTTCTTCCGCACGCTGGCGGAAGCCTGCGGACCCGACGCCGTGGGCGTAATCCTGTCGGGCACGGGCTCGGATGGCAGTGCCGGCATACGCTACATCCGGGAAGGCGGCGGCATCACGGCCGCGCAGCTGCCGGAGGAAGCGGCATACGACGGGATGCCGGGCAGTGCGATCGCTACGGGCCTGATCGACCTGGTCCTCCCGTCGGCGCAGATCGCGGAAGAGTTGATCCGTATTCGCCAGGCGCCACAAGAATCGGGGCCCGGAACAGCAGTGCCCGCGATCGCGGAGACGGAGCTGGCCGGAGTCTTCGATGTACTGCGGAGCCGTACGGGTCACGACTTCAGCATGTACCGTCGGTCGACGGTGCTGCGCCGGCTGGAGCGGCGGCTGCGATTCAACAACGTGAGCACACTGGAGCAGTACCTGCCGCTGCTGACGGAAAGCGCGGCTGAATCGCAGGCGCTTCTGCGCGACCTGCTCATCTCCGTGAGCGCATTCTTCCGTGACCCGGACGCGTTCCAAGCGCTGACCGCGCTTGTGCCGACGCTGTTCGAGGGGAAGGGCGCCGGGGACGCGGTGCGCGTCTGGGTGGTCGGGTGTGCGACGGGGGAGGAGGTGTACTCCATCGCGATCGTGCTGGCGGAGCACGCTGCGACGCTCGCGGACCCACCGCGGCTGCAGCTGTTCGCCACGGACATCGACGAGCGCGGGTATGCCTTCGCACGTTCGGGGCTGTACTCGACGGCAGCAGTGACGGGTGTGGATCCGGCCCTGCTGGAGAAGTATTTCACGCGCGAGGCGAGCGGATTCCGCATCGCCAAATCGCTGCGCGAGCTCGTGCTTTTCGCCGGTCACAACGTGTTGCACGATCCGCCGTTCTCCCGCATGGACCTGATCAGCTGCAGAAACTTCTTCATCTATCTGCAGCCGGAGGCGCAGGAGCGCGTACTCGAGACGTTCCACTTTGCAACGAATCCTGACGGCGTGCTCTTCTTGGGCGCATCGGAATCGGCGGGCGACAGCGGCCTGTTCGCCCCAGTTGCGGATGGCAGACAGCGATTGTTCCGCCGGAACGCCGCGCCGCACCGTCCCCTGCCACGGCTTTCGGCTGCGGACCCTCAGCCGGGCACGGCGGGGACGGCACCGGTCACCGATACATCCGACCAGGCGCGCGCGCGGTTCTCCTACGGATCGCTGCACGTGCGCATGCTGGAGCAGTACGCTCCCGCCAGCATCATCGTGGACCAGCATCTCGACGCGGTGCATCTGTCGGCGGGCGCCGGCCGGTTCCTTCGTCCGGGTGGCGGCGAGCCGACGCACAACGTGCTGCTGATGGCGTCGGGCAAGCTGCGCACGGTGCTGCGTACCGCGCTGTATCACGCATTCCACGGCGGCGCCGCCACGACGAGGCAGGTGCGTACGGACGTGGACGGCGAGCCCTGCGACGTGCGAGTCCAGGTGCGGCCCGGCAATGGAGGCGGCGGTGCGGATCGTTTCGCACTGATCGTTTTCGAAACGACAAGGCAGGATGCCTCGGCACTCATGCAGCACGACGACGGCCCGTCACACGCCGAGGCGGATCTGGAGGAGGAGCTGCGCCAGACCCGTGACCTGCTGGAATCAACCAGCGCGGCGCATGACCGCACGGTAGCCGAGCTGCAGACGATGAATGAGGAGCTCCAGTCGATCAACGAGGAACAGGGGGCCGCGACCGAAGAGCTGGAGACCGGGCGTGAGGAGATCCAGTCGATCAACGAGGAGCTGACGACGATCAACCAGGAGCACCAGAGTACGATCGAGGAGCTCAAACGCACGAACGAGGATCTCCAGAACCTCATCGAGTCCACGGAGATCGGCACCTTATTTCTCGACCGCGAGATGCGCATCCGACGCTACACCCCGGCGGCGAGCGCCCTCTTCAACTTCGTCCCGACGGACCAGGGGCGACCGCTCGCCCACATCACGCATCGACTCAGGTATGACGGCCTGTTGACGGACGTGGGAGACGTGCTTTCGAACCTGGAGCGCATCGAGCGGGAAGTGGAGAGCGACGCGGGGCACTACTACATCATGCGTATCAGCCCGTACCGATCCTCCGATGGCACGAACGAGGGAGCGGTGCTCACGTTCTTCGACAACACGGCGCAGCACGCCGTGCGCGAGGAGCTGCGTGAGGCGACGCATGCCGCGGAGACGGCGAACCTGGCGAAGGGCACGTTTCTGTCCACACTGTCGCACGAGTTCCGCACTCCGCTGAACGGCATTCTCGGCTACGCCGACCTGCTCCAGTTCGAGGGAAATCTGTCGGATTCGCAGGAGCAGAAGGTCGGGCGGATAAGGGCGGGCGGCTGGCACCTCGCCGCGATGATCGACGAGATCCTGAGCTTCGCCAAGCTGGACGGCGGTCACTCGGTCGTTGAGGCGGAGCCGATGGACGCGCGCGCGCTCGCGACCGACGCTGCATCGCTCATCCAGCCGGCGGCGGCAGTCAAGTCGCTCGCATTCGTCATCGACGTGCCGGACGACGATGTGCCCATGGTCACCGATGCAGGCAAGGCCAGACAGATCCTCATCAACCTGTGCGGCAACGCAGTGAAGTACACGGACACCGGTGAAGTGCGGCTGCGCGTGCGTGCAGACGAGACCGGCGTCGGTTTCGTGGTCAGCGACACCGGTGTCGGCATCGCGGCTGAACATCTCACCCGCATCTTCGATCGCTTCTGGCAGGTGGATGGAGCGTCCACGCGCGCATCGGGCGGAATGGGGATCGGCCTGGCGGCGGCGCGGGAGTATGCCCAGCTGCTTCGGGGCCGCATCGAGGTTGCGAGCACGCCCGGCGTGGGCACGTCCTTTACGCTGTGGCTGCCGGCGGAATACGAGCGACGCTGA
- a CDS encoding ABC transporter permease: protein MATHPVADPVTAPATAEVRAVNSNIVIALSGVWQLDAGTPRWADVLDPGWEPGEIGFDTAALGSWDSSLLIFLLQVRDHCETDGILFNTAGLPDRTIRLLELARVVPDRAAEPEAARPPAAERLGAAGIAAWDATMTSVTFTGAVTDSVIRLLLRRTRLRWREFWVVVQSNSSGALGIVTLIALLVGVIIAFLGVVVLKRFGAGYYVSYLVGYGMLREMGALMTGIIMAGRTGAAFAAELGSMKITEEIDAYTTLGISPIDHLVLPRLLGLFVMMPLLVIYADFVGIAGGMMVAVTLLDLTPTQFIGGLLSAVTLSDALLGVFKATIFGLIIGLSGCMKGMQTGSDAGAVGRSATNAVVMGITLIILANAVVDWLAALLQI, encoded by the coding sequence ATGGCCACGCACCCGGTTGCAGATCCGGTCACCGCACCGGCGACCGCCGAGGTACGCGCGGTAAACTCGAACATTGTTATTGCGCTGTCCGGCGTGTGGCAGCTGGACGCTGGCACGCCGCGATGGGCGGACGTGCTCGATCCCGGATGGGAGCCGGGCGAGATCGGCTTCGACACGGCCGCGCTCGGTTCGTGGGACAGCAGTCTGCTGATCTTCCTGCTTCAGGTGCGGGACCATTGCGAGACCGACGGCATCCTCTTCAACACCGCCGGGCTGCCCGACCGCACGATCCGGCTGCTCGAGCTTGCGCGGGTAGTGCCGGACCGTGCCGCCGAGCCGGAGGCCGCGCGCCCGCCGGCTGCGGAACGCCTCGGCGCGGCCGGCATCGCGGCCTGGGATGCAACGATGACGTCCGTCACGTTCACGGGCGCGGTCACGGACAGCGTGATCCGGCTGCTGCTGCGGCGCACCCGTCTTAGGTGGCGCGAGTTCTGGGTCGTGGTGCAATCGAACAGCTCGGGCGCGCTCGGCATTGTCACCCTCATCGCTCTGCTTGTCGGTGTCATCATCGCATTCCTCGGTGTTGTCGTGCTGAAGCGGTTCGGCGCCGGCTACTACGTGTCGTATCTCGTCGGCTACGGCATGCTGCGGGAAATGGGCGCGCTCATGACGGGCATCATCATGGCGGGCCGGACGGGTGCGGCGTTCGCCGCGGAGCTTGGCAGCATGAAGATCACGGAGGAGATCGACGCGTATACCACGCTGGGGATCTCACCCATCGATCATCTCGTGCTGCCGCGCCTGCTCGGCCTGTTCGTGATGATGCCACTGCTCGTGATCTACGCCGACTTCGTCGGTATCGCGGGCGGAATGATGGTAGCCGTCACGCTGCTGGACCTCACGCCCACACAGTTCATCGGTGGACTGTTGTCGGCGGTGACGCTGTCCGACGCGCTGCTCGGCGTGTTCAAGGCCACGATCTTCGGTCTCATCATCGGCCTCTCGGGCTGCATGAAAGGCATGCAGACGGGCTCCGACGCCGGTGCGGTCGGCCGCTCTGCGACGAACGCCGTCGTCATGGGGATCACACTGATCATCCTCGCCAACGCCGTCGTCGACTGGCTCGCGGCCCTGTTGCAGATATGA
- a CDS encoding ATP-binding cassette domain-containing protein, with the protein MRDETGGGAAIEVRNLTMRYGSLLIMQDLNFSVARGEVFVIMGGSGSGKSTLLKHLIGLKKPAEGEILFDGVDFGNADEAVRKGILRRMGVLYQNGALWSGLTLAENVALPLAEFTTLEPGAIEEVVGLKLALVGLRGFEGFYPSAISGGMRKRAALARAIALDPDVLFFDEPSSGLDPISASRLDDLILELKASFGTTIVVVTHDLDSIFRIADRALFLDITTKTMTALGSPADLRDNPPSEQVHRFLTRSSEGEP; encoded by the coding sequence GTGCGCGACGAGACAGGCGGTGGCGCGGCCATCGAGGTTCGCAACCTCACGATGCGCTACGGATCGCTGCTCATCATGCAGGACCTGAACTTTTCCGTCGCCCGCGGCGAGGTGTTCGTGATCATGGGCGGCAGCGGCAGCGGCAAGAGCACGCTGCTCAAGCATCTCATCGGTCTGAAGAAGCCTGCGGAGGGTGAGATCCTGTTCGACGGCGTCGATTTCGGCAATGCGGACGAGGCCGTGCGGAAGGGCATCCTGCGCCGCATGGGCGTGCTGTACCAGAACGGGGCGCTGTGGAGCGGGCTGACGCTCGCGGAGAACGTTGCGCTGCCGCTGGCCGAATTCACGACGCTGGAACCCGGCGCCATCGAAGAGGTGGTGGGGCTGAAGCTCGCGCTGGTCGGGCTACGCGGGTTCGAAGGCTTCTATCCGTCCGCGATCAGCGGAGGCATGCGCAAGCGTGCGGCACTCGCACGCGCCATCGCCCTCGACCCGGACGTGCTGTTCTTCGACGAGCCGTCGTCCGGCCTGGATCCCATCAGTGCCAGCCGGCTCGACGACCTGATTCTGGAGCTCAAGGCGAGCTTCGGCACCACCATCGTCGTCGTGACGCACGATCTCGACAGCATCTTCAGGATTGCGGATCGCGCGTTGTTCCTGGACATAACCACAAAGACGATGACCGCGCTCGGCAGTCCGGCAGATCTGCGTGACAATCCGCCGAGCGAACAGGTGCACCGTTTTCTGACCCGCAGCAGTGAAGGCGAGCCATGA
- a CDS encoding MlaD family protein, with translation MSIRANPRAIGLFLIGGIVLAVGGTAVLASTTWFGKRTTFISFFQESVNGLEMGAPVKFQGVPVGTVTGILIQIDQTDKTFQVPVEYEIDLTRLTTQLGTYVNLSNDTVLQQNIADGLRAQMQMESIVTGQLYIELSYSPDAAPPDLETHATAWPEIPTTPSLMAALGTGAGSLVADMLQVLFQVNQMLAEVDMPGINAAVVSSAQAVERLMNSPEIMAAVEQVPIMAVQVNRTMEGLEELATNASGAIDPFQLQVDAASAELIATLQTLRKTLEETHGLLSTDSGVGYGLQEALASFTEAADALRMLTTSLEQNPDMLIRGKKPPEN, from the coding sequence ATGAGCATACGCGCGAACCCCAGGGCGATCGGGCTGTTCCTGATCGGCGGCATCGTGCTGGCCGTCGGCGGCACCGCCGTACTCGCATCGACGACGTGGTTCGGGAAACGGACCACGTTCATCAGCTTCTTCCAGGAGTCCGTGAACGGCCTCGAGATGGGCGCACCGGTGAAATTCCAGGGCGTACCGGTCGGGACGGTGACGGGCATCCTCATCCAGATCGACCAGACCGACAAGACGTTTCAGGTTCCTGTGGAGTACGAGATCGACCTGACGCGCCTCACCACCCAGCTCGGCACGTACGTCAACCTGAGCAATGACACCGTGCTGCAGCAGAACATCGCGGACGGACTGCGAGCCCAGATGCAGATGGAAAGCATCGTCACCGGTCAGCTCTACATAGAGCTGAGCTACTCCCCGGATGCGGCGCCGCCGGATCTGGAGACCCACGCCACGGCGTGGCCGGAGATCCCCACGACACCGTCGCTGATGGCGGCGCTCGGCACCGGTGCGGGCAGCCTGGTCGCGGACATGCTGCAGGTGCTCTTCCAGGTCAACCAGATGCTGGCGGAAGTCGACATGCCCGGGATCAACGCCGCCGTCGTGTCTTCGGCACAGGCCGTGGAGCGGCTGATGAACTCGCCGGAGATCATGGCTGCAGTCGAACAGGTTCCGATCATGGCCGTGCAGGTGAACCGCACGATGGAAGGACTCGAGGAACTGGCGACGAACGCCAGCGGCGCCATCGACCCATTCCAGCTCCAGGTCGACGCCGCGTCGGCGGAGCTCATCGCCACGCTGCAGACGCTGCGGAAGACCCTGGAGGAGACGCACGGACTGCTCTCCACGGATTCCGGGGTCGGCTACGGGCTGCAGGAGGCGCTCGCCAGCTTCACCGAAGCGGCGGACGCGCTTCGCATGCTAACGACATCACTCGAGCAGAACCCGGACATGCTGATTCGCGGCAAGAAGCCGCCGGAGAACTGA